The following are from one region of the Juglans regia cultivar Chandler chromosome 10, Walnut 2.0, whole genome shotgun sequence genome:
- the LOC108987037 gene encoding PR5-like receptor kinase — MNDHFTAEEVLRNFGSMAPKRYTYSDVKKLTNSFNYKIGQGGYGEVFKGELPDGRIVAVKVLGESKGNGEEFINEVASISRTSHVNIVTLLGFCYERTKRALIYEFVQNGSLDKFIPDQKGSSITNCYLDNKTMFQIAVGIARGLEYLHRGCRTRILHFDIKPHNILLDENLCPKISDFGLAKLCKTRDISIVSMTGMRGTAGYIAPEVFSRYFGGVSHKSDVYSYGMLVLDMVAGRKNLDDGVVSHSSENYFPNWIYDKLEKGETYDTSGDITGDDQDNMIKRMIMVSLWCIQTNPSDRPSMGKVIEMLECNSELPQFPPKPFLNSPTRSAKHDSSTSTTS, encoded by the coding sequence ATGAATGATCATTTCACTGCGGAGGAAGTCCTAAGGAATTTTGGATCAATGGCCCCGAAGCGATATACTTATTCAGATGTGAAGAAACTGACCAACTCATTCAATTATAAAATAGGACAAGGAGGATATGGTGAAGTATTCAAAGGGGAGCTACCTGATGGGCGTATTGTAGCAGTGAAAGTCTTGGGCGAGTCCAAAGGTAATGGAGAAGAATTTATAAACGAAGTGGCTAGCATTAGTAGAACATCACATGTCAATATAGTTACTCTTTTGGGTTTTTGCTATGAGAGGACTAAAAGAGCTCTAATCTATGAATTTGTGCAAAATGGATCTCTTGATAAGTTCATACCTGATCAGAAAGGATCTTCAATCACAAATTGTTACTTGGACAACAAGACCATGTTCCAAATTGCAGTTGGCATTGCTCGAGGACTAGAATATTTACACCGAGGTTGTAGGACTAGGATTCTGCATTTTGACATAAAACCTCACAATATACTTTTGGATGAGAATTTGTGCCCAAAAATCTCTGATTTTGGTCTTGCTAAACTATGCAAAACAAGAGATATCAGTATTGTGTCAATGACGGGCATGAGAGGAACTGCAGGATATATTGCACCCGAAGTATTTAGTCGTTACTTTGGCGGAGTCTCTCACAAGTCTGACGTCTACAGTTATGGCATGTTGGTTCTTGATATGGTTGCGGGAAGGAAAAATCTTGATGATGGGGTGGTCTCTCATAGCAGTGAGAATTATTTTCCTAACTGGATTTATGACAAACTTGAAAAGGGTGAGACTTACGATACTTCTGGAGATATTACAGGTGATGATCAAGACAACATGATAAAAAGGATGATAATGGTGAGTTTGTGGTGCATTCAGACCAATCCTTCAGATCGGCCATCAATGGGTAAGGTGATAGAGATGTTAGAATGTAACTCTGAATTACCTCAATTTCCACCAAAACCTTTCCTGAACTCTCCTACGAGGTCGGCTAAACATGATTCTTCCACCAGTACTACTTCGTAA
- the LOC109015105 gene encoding 40S ribosomal protein S7-like, which produces MFSSRKKIHKDKDVEPTEFEDTVAQYLFDLENTNQELKSDLKDLYINSAAQMDISGNRKAVVIHVPYRLRKGFRKIHLRLVRELEKKFSGKDVVVIATRRIVRPPKKGSAAQRPRSRTLTSVHDAMLEDIVHPAEIVGKRIRYRIDGSKIIKILLDPKERNNTEYKLETFSGVYKKLTGKDVVFEYPIAEA; this is translated from the exons ATGTTCTCTTCAAGAAAGAAAATCCACAAAGACAAGGATGTTGAGCCCACTGAATTTGAGGATACAGTTGCACAG TACCTATTTGATTTGGAAAACACCAATCAGGAGCTGAAAAGTGACTTGAAAGATCTCTACATAAATTCAGCAGC TCAGATGGACATCTCTGGTAATCGCAAGGCCGTGGTTATCCATGTGCCTTACAGATTGCGGAAGGGATTTCGCAAGATTCATCTTCGCCTTGTTAGGGAGCTGGAGAAAAAATTCAGTGGCAAG GATGTTGTTGTGATTGCCACCCGTAGGATAGTAAGACCACCAAAGAAAGGTTCTGCTGCTCAGCGACCCCGCTCCCGCACACTGACATCTGTCCATGATGCCATGCTAGAGGATATTGTGCATCCTGCCGAGATTGTTGGGAAACGCATCAGATACCGAATTGATGGTTCTAAAATAATTAAG ATTTTGTTGGACCCCAAGGAGAGGAACAACACCGAGTATAAACTGGAGACATTTTCTGGTGTTTACAAGAAGCTTACCGGGAAAGATGTAGTATTTGAATATCCAATAGCTGAGGCATGA
- the LOC109018111 gene encoding LEAF RUST 10 DISEASE-RESISTANCE LOCUS RECEPTOR-LIKE PROTEIN KINASE-like 2.1 encodes MHTHLFPAPATFFFIISAITLVQFPVPSVHVVDDDQRYLNCSETFACAGISDIGYPFWGSNRPEYCGYPGFELNCSGNLLQLYVADMYYRVLEINSAARSLKVARVDYWNTTCPSTYDNTTIDRSTLFSHTSATANLKLYYHCPTTSPLLPTQTAEGFSFNCAEDANGFTNCYSSNSLFASTLLGLCENNVSVPVTEAGTITTEDALKEAIDGGFTVGWNANNNMCNRCDGSGGR; translated from the coding sequence atgcaTACCCATCTATTCCCAGCTCCAGccactttcttcttcatcatatCAGCAATAACCTTAGTCCAATTTCCAGTACCATCTGTGCACGTTGTTGATGATGATCAGCGATACCTCAACTGCAGTGAAACCTTTGCATGTGCGGGTATTTCGGACATCGGTTATCCTTTCTGGGGATCAAATCGGCCTGAATATTGTGGGTACCCGGGTTTCGAGTTGAACTGCAGCGGCAATCTCCTGCAGCTTTATGTCGCGGACATGTATTACCGAGTTCTTGAAATCAATAGCGCGGCACGGAGTCTCAAGGTTGCTAGAGTGGATTACTGGAACACGACTTGTCCTTCTACTTATGATAATACAACCATAGATCGCAGTACCCTCTTTTCTCATACTTCAGCTACTGCCAACCTGAAGCTCTACTACCATTGCCCTACTACTTCACCTCTTCTTCCAACTCAAACGGCGGAAGGTTTTTCGTTTAATTGCGCCGAAGACGCTAATGGCTTTACCAATTGCTATTCGAGCAACTCCTTGTTTGCAAGCACGTTATTGGGGTTGTGCGAGAATAACGTTAGTGTTCCAGTAACTGAAGCAGGCACTATAACTACTGAAGATGCACTGAAGGAAGCTATTGATGGTGGGTTCACGGTGGGGTGGAATGCAAATAACAACATGTGCAATAGATGTGATGGGTCCGGTGGGCGGTGA
- the LOC109018112 gene encoding uncharacterized protein LOC109018112 produces the protein MSPRISFSHDFCQSDVLVLVESRHHLRSNSSGLSSSIDFDFCVHRESFDQESSAVDELFSYGKILPTEIKKKVTPIKRRDQFGSRPPFSTTMRHELCVTFQSKSAMESKGVGTEVDHDQKQSSKSFWHLIYAE, from the coding sequence ATGAGTCCTAGAATTTCATTTTCCCATGATTTTTGCCAATCCGATGTACTTGTACTTGTTGAAAGCCGTCATCATCTTCGATCAAACTCCTCGGGTTTGAGTTCGAGCATCGATTTCGACTTTTGTGTTCATCGTGAGAGTTTCGATCAAGAATCTTCTGCTGTGGACGAGCTTTTCTCCTATGGGAAAATTCTTCCCACTGAAATCAAGAAAAAGGTCACTCCCATTAAGCGAAGGGATCAGTTTGGTTCTCGTCCTCCATTTTCCACCACCATGAGGCATGAGCTATGTGTGACATTTCAAAGCAAGAGCGCCATGGAAAGCAAGGGTGTAGGTACTGAAGTGGATCATGATCAGAAGCAGAGCTCCAAGTCCTTTTGGCATTTAATTTATGCGGAGTAG